GCGGCGGCGGAGACCGCGCTCGGGCGGGCGCAGCTTGCTGCCGCGCAACTGCAAGGCACGCAACTACAGCTTGCCGCGTTGCAGGAAAAATCGCGGCAGTTCAGCCGCCATGCCCAGGCGATGCAGGCGCTTGCCAACGCCGTTGCGCAGGCCGCCGACGTGGAAGCGGCTCAGCAACTGGCTGACCGCATGCGCGAGCGCCGCCGCGACGCACTGGCCGAAGCCGAAGCCGCATGGCGCGCCGGCCAGGCGGCACGGCTGGCGGCCGCGCTTGCCACCGGCGAGGCTTGCCCGGTATGCGGCAGCAGCTCGCATCCCACCCCGGCGCAGCATGTCGACACGCCGCTGTCGGACGACGCGCTGGAGCATGCGCGCGGGGCCATGCTCGAAGCCGAGTCGCAGGCGGTGCGTTGCGCCGCCCAGCTGCAGGCCGCGCAGGCCGCCACCACGCAGGCGCGTGAGCGTGCCGACGAACTCGCGCAGGCCCTGGGCGACGTCTCGGACGAGGCTGCGCACCAGCTGAAGACCGACATCGCCACGCTCGCGGCCGCGCTGGCAGCAGGCCAGCAGGCAGCTGCCAGCGTCGGCCAGTGCGAAGCCGCCATTGCCGCCAGCCGCGCCGCGCGCGAGGCGGCCGAACTCGCCAGCCGCGATGCCGCCGCCGCAGCGGAAGCGTCTGCGCAGGCGCTGGCGCAGTGCCAGGTCGAATGGCAGGTGGCCTGCGCGCAGGTTCCCGAGGATTCGCGCGATCCGGTGGCGCTGGCCGAAGCCTTGCGCCAGGCGCAGGCCGATGCCGCTGCGCTGGAGCGCGCCCTTGCCACCGCGCAGGCGGCGGACCGGCAAGCCGCCACGGACGCCGCCGCCGCGCAGGCCGCGCTTGGCTCGGCCCGGCAGGCACAGGCGCACGCCACCACGCGCCTCGCCGAGGCGCAATGCGCGCTGGTGCAAGCTTTAGAGCGGGAAGGTATTGCCGATGTAGCGGCGCATGCCGCGGCCAGCCTGCCCGATGCCGACATGGCGCGCATTGACCAGGCGCTGCGCGCCTTCGATGCGGAGCTGGTTGCCGCTGCCCGACTGCGCGAGCGCGCCGAGGCCGCGGCGCAAGGGCTCGGCGTGCCGGACCTGGATGGATTGCGTGCTGCCGGGCAGGCCGCCGCCGACGCGGTGGAAGCGCTGGTCCGGCAACAGGCGGATCGCGGCCGCTCGCGCGGCCTGCTGCAGCAATGCCAGCTGCGCCTGCAGCAACTTGATGCGCAGGGCCGCGACATCGAAGCCCGCTATGCAGTGCTCGGCCGGCTGGCCGAGGTCGCCAACGGCAACAACCCGCGCCGCATGACGTTCCAGCGTTTCGTGCTGGCCACGCTGCTCGATGAGGTGCTGGAAGCCGCGTCGGCGCGGTTGCTGGCGATGAGCCGGGGCCGCTATGTGCTGCAGCGCGTGCGCGAGCAGGCCGACCAGCGCAGTGCCGGCGGGCTGGATATCGAAGTGTTCGACCACGACACCGGTGCGCCGCGGCCGGCCAATACGCTGTCAGGCGGCGAAGGCTTCCTGGCGTCACTGTCGCTCGCGCTTGGCCTGGCCGACGTGGTGCAGTCGCGCGCGGGCGGGATCCAGCTCGATACGCTGTTCGTCGATGAAGGGTTCGGCACGCTGGATCCGGAAAGCCTGGACTTTGCCATCCGCACGCTGCTCGACCTGCAGCAGGCCGGTCGGCTGGTCGGGATCATTTCGCACGTGGCTGAGCTGCGGGAGCGCATTGATGTGCGGCTGGAAGTGCGGCCGGGGGTGGGTGGCAGCCGCGCGGTGCTGAGCGGCGTGGCAGCCATGGCCTGAAATTCTGCCGGCCAGTCTGGCTGGTCTGGCTGGTCTGGCTGGTCTGGCTGGTGGCAGCGGGTAGCAGGTGGCAGCGGGTAAAGCGAGGTGATCCGCGGCGAGGTGTTCCGCGAAGTGTTCCTTAGTCAGGCGACAAACACCTGCCGGCAGCGGATCGCCATGACCTGCGCCTCGAACGCCCGCGCGGCGGCCAGGGCCAGGCGCGCGCGGCGCGACAGCGCGGGCGCGCGCTTTGCGGGTGCGGCCTGCGCGGCCTGTGCAGTGGCGGCGCAGGGTACGATGCCGTCCTGGCCCAGTCCCCACGCCTGCTGCGTAACCTGCAGGATGCGCGCAAGGGCTGCGGCATGTTGCGTGGATGCATTCGGGAGGTTGGCGGTGGCCATGGTGGGCTCCTGTTTCTTGTCTGTATTTCGTGTTTCTAGCTGGGCGGCGCGCCTGAGCCGGTGGTCCGGGGACTGCTGTACGGGCGCTGCCTTCTTCTGATTCCAAGATAGCCGCCGCGACCGCGGCGCAACATCGACAGCGAACCGATTCCCCTGTCGGCCCTGTCCTACACGGGACGCCGCCGTCACCCCGCGCGGTGATCGCCCATCGTCTGCATCCCTTGCCGGCCGACCGGTTGACCGTCGCCCGCGCGCAGGTGTAATCTGTTCATTCTGCGAATTCAAGTTCGAATAGCGAACAAAAGCCAGCCAACCACCGGCCGCATTTCGGATCGCGGCTGTGCCGGACAGCACAGCACCAAACAACACCACGCAGACTGCTGGACCGTTCAACGGGCGGTACAGGCGGCACCAACGCCGCCCGGCCGTATATGAACATCCTTCCGGCGGGCATCTGGAGACAGTCTTTCATGCGCCGCGCCTTGCGGCCCGCTCCGGTAGCCTGCGGATCTTCCGACCTGGAACGCAAGTGATCAACAAGCTATACGACACGGTGGAAGCGGCGGTGGCCGGCATCCACGACGGCGCCACCATCCTCATTGGCGGCTTTGGCCTCGCAGGCATGCCCGCGGAACTGATCGACGCGCTCATCGAGCAAGGCGCGCGCGACCTCACCATCGTCAACAACAACGCCGGCAACGGCGACACCGGCCTGGCCGCGCTGCTGAAGACCAAGCGCGTGCGCAAGATCATTTGCTCGTTCCCGCGCCAGACGGACTCGTACGTGTTCGACGCGCTGTACCACGCCGGCGAGATCGAGCTGGAACTGGTGCCGCAGGGCAACCTGGCCGAGCGCATCCGCGCCGCCGGCGCCGGCATCGGCGGCTTCTTTACCCGCACCGCCTACGGCACGCCGCTGGCCGAGGGCAAGGAAACCCGCATCATCGACGGCCAGGGTTACGTGTTCGAGACCCCGATCCACGCCGACTTCGCGCTGATCAAGGCCGACACCGCCGACCGCTGGGGCAACCTCACCTACCGCAAGACCGCGCGCAACTTCGGCCCGATCATGGCGATGGCCGCCAAGTGCGCCATCGTGCAGGTCAACAAGGTAGTGGATCTGGGCGAAATGAATCCCGAACACATCGTCACGCCGGGC
This genomic window from Cupriavidus sp. P-10 contains:
- a CDS encoding AAA family ATPase — protein: MRPLQLTLQAFGPFAATEQVDFTRLGDQAFFLIHGPTGAGKTTLLDAICFALYGDTSGGERSAQAMRSANAAPGLRTEVTLEFSLGAQRWRVVRSPAQERPKQRGEGWLTEPAKAQLDQHDGNGWVSKAGQPGKVSDAIRDLLGFDSAQFRQVIVLPQGRFRELLTASSQARQAILERLFRTELYRRVEELLKAQAAGIRRDAERIGIQRDEALRQAGMESAQALADGIAALHAEMHALQAQEQGARQSLAAAQAALGAGEQVAARLRERQQAEAAHAALQAQQPAMEAERVRLQAAQRAARVSPALQQWQLARRDHAAAGTALEQADAGAARTAQQAAQAAAALQAETARADLRAAAQRRCTELDAMLPRARQLATLRQALEAAQQKQAATVVARERGAARLAASQVDAAAAETALGRAQLAAAQLQGTQLQLAALQEKSRQFSRHAQAMQALANAVAQAADVEAAQQLADRMRERRRDALAEAEAAWRAGQAARLAAALATGEACPVCGSSSHPTPAQHVDTPLSDDALEHARGAMLEAESQAVRCAAQLQAAQAATTQARERADELAQALGDVSDEAAHQLKTDIATLAAALAAGQQAAASVGQCEAAIAASRAAREAAELASRDAAAAAEASAQALAQCQVEWQVACAQVPEDSRDPVALAEALRQAQADAAALERALATAQAADRQAATDAAAAQAALGSARQAQAHATTRLAEAQCALVQALEREGIADVAAHAAASLPDADMARIDQALRAFDAELVAAARLRERAEAAAQGLGVPDLDGLRAAGQAAADAVEALVRQQADRGRSRGLLQQCQLRLQQLDAQGRDIEARYAVLGRLAEVANGNNPRRMTFQRFVLATLLDEVLEAASARLLAMSRGRYVLQRVREQADQRSAGGLDIEVFDHDTGAPRPANTLSGGEGFLASLSLALGLADVVQSRAGGIQLDTLFVDEGFGTLDPESLDFAIRTLLDLQQAGRLVGIISHVAELRERIDVRLEVRPGVGGSRAVLSGVAAMA
- a CDS encoding 3-oxoacid CoA-transferase subunit A; this encodes MINKLYDTVEAAVAGIHDGATILIGGFGLAGMPAELIDALIEQGARDLTIVNNNAGNGDTGLAALLKTKRVRKIICSFPRQTDSYVFDALYHAGEIELELVPQGNLAERIRAAGAGIGGFFTRTAYGTPLAEGKETRIIDGQGYVFETPIHADFALIKADTADRWGNLTYRKTARNFGPIMAMAAKCAIVQVNKVVDLGEMNPEHIVTPGLFVKRVVKIAKSA